A region of the Synergistaceae bacterium genome:
TTTCTGCTTAGCCGGCGAAATCTTATAATCTGCTAAACTCTTACGCGCTCCCCGTGAAATCATAGCCCCTGCGTTTTGTCCCTTTTTCTGAACTGTGATTGCGCGCTTAATTTCTCCTGATTTTGCGTAATATTTCGAGCTCGCGAGCTGGGCAGCCCGTGTCTTCATATGGTCAAGAGTCCGGGCAATGGCTGCGCTTTGTGCTTTGCTGAATGCCTTAGGAATATGGGCGAGTAATTTTTTAGCGCGTTCAACTCCGGCCGAGCCGATTTGAATATTAATCATTAAGTCCCGCTATATCGTTAAAATAATAATTCTTATATGGGCAGTCAAAGCAAATATCATCAGACTTTGAATTAAATAA
Encoded here:
- a CDS encoding phage tail protein; translated protein: MINIQIGSAGVERAKKLLAHIPKAFSKAQSAAIARTLDHMKTRAAQLASSKYYAKSGEIKRAITVQKKGQNAGAMISRGARKSLADYKISPAKQKLGRRQGKLRGAVKKDGGLKNLGKAFLIPSGGRYLPYIRVGRGRWDIKRLMSPAIPQIIGNEEITQELSQEAGRYFDGRLRHEVMRQLGVFAK